A genomic region of Dermacentor andersoni chromosome 9, qqDerAnde1_hic_scaffold, whole genome shotgun sequence contains the following coding sequences:
- the LOC126527140 gene encoding neuroglian-like isoform X1 gives MLLTPVPLLQQLVITLLAVTLVTGTVETLRKTRITWPPQDREAKVGETVVLRCDVTADPSLELSVRWLFNDKPISFDADPRLVIKRDNSLVITRAVKLDSGVYTCVANTAVDSKRASATLAVLDVPIPPEISGVECGELSTLVKWTSRDDNHTPILFYSIQYATEYSRDSWHYIATNIPASDGEFRVSLKPGNLYKFRVVAHNKVGQSPPSEPSRQACRTNTDVPHKNPERVMARWDDSGNLIISWKPMPIEEHHGRGFFYDVMWRGDFPGPSWTGRQIRDWSQDRIVVSDLYRSKPYRIRVQAYNINGKARGPVKDFVTRRGGKPQFAKPTASDIVEAAFVVLALVPEVIRVMW, from the exons ATGCTGCTCACACCGGTTCCGCTGTTACAACAGCTGGTGATCACCCTGCTCGCGGTGACGTTAGTGACTGGGACAGTCGAGACGTTGCGCAAGACTCGCATCACTTGGCCTCCACAAGACCGAGAG GCCAAGGTGGGCGAGACAGTGGTGCTTCGCTGTGACGTCACTGCGGACCCGAGCTTGGAACTGAGCGTCCGGTGGCTCTTCAACGACAAACCAATCAGCTTCGACGCCGATCCCCGCCTGGTGATTAAGCGTGACAACTCGCTCGTGATCACGCGAGCCGTCAAGCTCGACTCTGGTGTTTACACGTGCGTGGCGAACACTGCAGTGGACAGCAAGCGAGCGAGCGCCACACTCGCTGTTTTGG ACGTCCCTATTCCTCCGGAGATATCGGGTGTGGAATGCGGCGAGCTCTCGACGCTGGTAAAGTGGACGTCCCGGGACGACAACCACACGCCAATCCTGTTCTACTCAATCCAGTACGCCACTGAGTACAGCCGCGACTCGTGGCATTACATCGCTACGAACATTCCAGCGAGTGACGGCGAGTTCAGGGTGTCGCTAAAACCAGGGAACCTATACAAGTTCCGAGTGGTGGCACACAACAAGGTCGGGCAATCGCCACCGTCCGAGCCTTCCCGGCAGGCGTGTAGGACCAACACGGACGTGCCCCACAAGAACCCCGAACGGGTGATGGCCCGTTGGGACGATTCGGGCAACCTGATCATCTCGTGGAAGCCCATGCCGATAGAAGAGCACCATGGACGTGGTTTCTTCTACGATGTGATGTGGCGAGGCGACTTCCCGGGCCCAAGCTGGACCGGACGGCAAATCAGGGACTGGTCACAGGACAGGATCGTTGTGAGCGACCTGTACAGGAGCAAGCCTTACCGCATAAGAGTGCAGGCGTACAACATAAACGGGAAAGCACGGGGCCCCGTCAAAGATTTCGTGACCCGCCGGGGTGGCAAGCCCCAATTCGCAAAGCCCACGGCTTCTGACATCGTAGAAGCGGCCTTCGTCGTTCTTGCTCTTGTTCCAGAAGTCATCAGGGTAATGTGGTGA
- the LOC126527140 gene encoding neuroglian-like isoform X2 has translation MLFPLYYLPASCKAKVGETVVLRCDVTADPSLELSVRWLFNDKPISFDADPRLVIKRDNSLVITRAVKLDSGVYTCVANTAVDSKRASATLAVLDVPIPPEISGVECGELSTLVKWTSRDDNHTPILFYSIQYATEYSRDSWHYIATNIPASDGEFRVSLKPGNLYKFRVVAHNKVGQSPPSEPSRQACRTNTDVPHKNPERVMARWDDSGNLIISWKPMPIEEHHGRGFFYDVMWRGDFPGPSWTGRQIRDWSQDRIVVSDLYRSKPYRIRVQAYNINGKARGPVKDFVTRRGGKPQFAKPTASDIVEAAFVVLALVPEVIRVMW, from the exons GCCAAGGTGGGCGAGACAGTGGTGCTTCGCTGTGACGTCACTGCGGACCCGAGCTTGGAACTGAGCGTCCGGTGGCTCTTCAACGACAAACCAATCAGCTTCGACGCCGATCCCCGCCTGGTGATTAAGCGTGACAACTCGCTCGTGATCACGCGAGCCGTCAAGCTCGACTCTGGTGTTTACACGTGCGTGGCGAACACTGCAGTGGACAGCAAGCGAGCGAGCGCCACACTCGCTGTTTTGG ACGTCCCTATTCCTCCGGAGATATCGGGTGTGGAATGCGGCGAGCTCTCGACGCTGGTAAAGTGGACGTCCCGGGACGACAACCACACGCCAATCCTGTTCTACTCAATCCAGTACGCCACTGAGTACAGCCGCGACTCGTGGCATTACATCGCTACGAACATTCCAGCGAGTGACGGCGAGTTCAGGGTGTCGCTAAAACCAGGGAACCTATACAAGTTCCGAGTGGTGGCACACAACAAGGTCGGGCAATCGCCACCGTCCGAGCCTTCCCGGCAGGCGTGTAGGACCAACACGGACGTGCCCCACAAGAACCCCGAACGGGTGATGGCCCGTTGGGACGATTCGGGCAACCTGATCATCTCGTGGAAGCCCATGCCGATAGAAGAGCACCATGGACGTGGTTTCTTCTACGATGTGATGTGGCGAGGCGACTTCCCGGGCCCAAGCTGGACCGGACGGCAAATCAGGGACTGGTCACAGGACAGGATCGTTGTGAGCGACCTGTACAGGAGCAAGCCTTACCGCATAAGAGTGCAGGCGTACAACATAAACGGGAAAGCACGGGGCCCCGTCAAAGATTTCGTGACCCGCCGGGGTGGCAAGCCCCAATTCGCAAAGCCCACGGCTTCTGACATCGTAGAAGCGGCCTTCGTCGTTCTTGCTCTTGTTCCAGAAGTCATCAGGGTAATGTGGTGA